One Leclercia pneumoniae genomic region harbors:
- a CDS encoding GNAT family N-acetyltransferase encodes MQLRKAQAHEAEALWNLRNLAIRHGCVSSYSPEVIRNWTPEAMPEHYRKMIIDNPFYVIDAQGVLAASGYLDLNAASVEAIFTLPGYTGKGLASQIIAAIKDEAAARGITRLTLEATPNAADFYLRHGFEWLGESMHPSAMARAELRCVNMAITL; translated from the coding sequence ATGCAGTTGAGAAAAGCACAGGCGCATGAAGCCGAAGCGTTGTGGAATCTGCGCAATCTGGCGATCCGCCACGGTTGTGTCAGCAGTTATAGCCCGGAGGTTATCCGTAACTGGACCCCGGAGGCCATGCCCGAACATTACCGTAAGATGATTATCGATAACCCGTTTTATGTTATTGATGCCCAGGGTGTGCTGGCCGCCAGCGGTTATCTCGATCTTAATGCTGCGAGCGTAGAAGCGATTTTTACCCTGCCAGGCTACACCGGCAAAGGGTTGGCATCGCAAATTATTGCGGCAATTAAAGATGAGGCGGCCGCGCGGGGTATAACCCGCCTGACACTCGAAGCGACACCGAATGCTGCCGATTTTTACCTGCGCCACGGGTTTGAGTGGCTGGGTGAGAGTATGCACCCGTCGGCAATGGCCCGCGCCGAGCTGCGCTGCGTCAATATGGCCATTACCCTCTAA
- a CDS encoding alpha/beta hydrolase encodes MPDTTIETLLEAQGPCGMLRGTLLSPVPSPQQVVFILPGSGPTDRDGNNPLGVSASTYRHLAQALVAYGIATLRIDKRGMFASASAVPDANAVTVQDYVDDVRAWIAVLKREVPTAAVWLLGHSEGGVVALAAQEEEVKGVMLVATPARPLGEILRQQLANAALQEEGSAIIAGLEQGCRVDVAHAHPALQSLFNPAVQGFLIDLFSRHPQAMIATVRKPLLILQGERDLQVEPEEARRLSAANPNATLVLLPDTNHVPKSVRSDSLQENMAAYSDASLPLAPGVVAAITQFLARH; translated from the coding sequence ATGCCAGACACGACTATCGAAACGCTTCTGGAAGCCCAGGGCCCCTGCGGTATGCTCAGGGGAACGTTACTCTCGCCGGTCCCTTCTCCTCAACAGGTCGTTTTCATTCTTCCCGGATCCGGACCCACCGATCGGGACGGCAATAACCCGCTGGGCGTGAGTGCGTCTACCTATCGACATTTGGCCCAGGCGCTGGTCGCGTACGGCATTGCTACGCTCCGTATTGATAAGCGCGGGATGTTCGCCAGCGCATCCGCCGTGCCTGATGCCAATGCGGTAACAGTGCAGGACTACGTTGATGATGTTCGTGCCTGGATAGCAGTGCTAAAACGCGAAGTGCCTACCGCCGCCGTCTGGCTACTGGGCCACAGCGAAGGCGGCGTCGTGGCGCTCGCTGCGCAGGAAGAGGAGGTAAAAGGGGTCATGCTGGTCGCAACGCCAGCGCGTCCGCTGGGTGAAATCTTGCGTCAGCAGCTGGCAAACGCCGCGCTTCAGGAGGAGGGCAGCGCTATTATTGCCGGGCTCGAGCAGGGTTGCCGTGTCGATGTTGCACACGCCCACCCGGCATTGCAAAGCCTCTTTAATCCCGCTGTTCAAGGCTTTCTTATCGATCTCTTTTCCCGCCATCCGCAGGCCATGATCGCTACCGTGCGCAAACCGCTGCTGATTTTACAGGGCGAGCGCGACCTGCAGGTTGAGCCGGAGGAGGCCCGGCGCCTCAGCGCGGCTAACCCCAATGCCACTCTGGTCCTGCTCCCGGATACCAATCATGTACCGAAGTCGGTTCGCTCCGATAGCCTGCAAGAAAACATGGCGGCTTATTCCGATGCCTCGCTTCCGCTGGCGCCCGGGGTGGTTGCTGCCATTACGCAATTTCTTGCCCGGCACTGA
- a CDS encoding DUF2798 domain-containing protein, giving the protein MNDTIANRTPRIRLPKHASPYVFALYMATIMAFLMSLVITLAEFGAGPHYMENVMNAYQVAMPAAFFCILVVRPVVSRLVGLTVHG; this is encoded by the coding sequence ATGAACGACACCATCGCAAACAGAACTCCCCGTATTCGCTTGCCAAAGCACGCCTCACCTTACGTCTTCGCACTCTATATGGCGACCATTATGGCCTTTCTGATGAGCCTGGTTATTACCCTGGCTGAATTCGGCGCCGGCCCGCATTACATGGAAAATGTGATGAATGCTTATCAGGTTGCCATGCCGGCGGCCTTTTTCTGCATCCTCGTGGTCCGTCCGGTGGTGAGCCGTCTGGTCGGATTGACGGTCCACGGCTGA
- a CDS encoding LysR family transcriptional regulator codes for MDVLGLISNFIRVVENGSIAAAARAKGMSPAAVSQSLSRLESHLGVRLISRTTRSMTLTENGKRYFEKVRHIPQDIEIASQAAATESRPQGPLCIATTAAFGRHVIAPLMPAFNQAFPDIEVELIATDRNVDHRLEGVDVSIRIEAQLNDQLIARKIASLPFVFCAAPAYLALAGTPSTPDELSHHACLVFRYPTDGRFLPWTFAVNGQQVNAKLNPKFISDDIDIIARIAVNGGGIARLASFVAQPFIDNGQLVPLFCHDTESVPMTIFACVHERSALNAKVRAFIEFLEEAIRE; via the coding sequence ATGGACGTGTTAGGGCTAATCAGCAATTTTATTCGGGTGGTCGAGAATGGAAGCATCGCTGCTGCGGCGCGGGCAAAAGGGATGAGCCCAGCGGCGGTAAGCCAGAGCTTATCCCGGCTGGAGTCGCATTTAGGGGTGCGTCTGATTTCGCGCACTACCCGGAGCATGACGTTAACCGAAAACGGAAAACGTTATTTCGAGAAAGTTCGACATATTCCTCAGGATATTGAGATCGCTTCGCAGGCCGCAGCCACGGAGAGTCGACCGCAGGGTCCGCTCTGCATAGCCACAACGGCCGCGTTTGGTCGCCATGTTATCGCCCCACTCATGCCGGCTTTTAATCAGGCTTTTCCCGATATAGAGGTCGAGCTGATCGCAACCGACCGTAACGTCGATCATCGCCTTGAAGGGGTGGATGTGAGTATCCGCATCGAGGCGCAACTTAACGATCAGCTTATCGCCCGAAAAATCGCCTCCCTCCCCTTTGTATTCTGTGCAGCACCGGCCTATCTGGCGCTTGCCGGTACACCCAGCACGCCGGACGAACTGAGCCATCACGCCTGTCTGGTATTTCGTTATCCCACAGATGGACGTTTCCTTCCATGGACATTCGCCGTCAACGGCCAGCAGGTTAACGCCAAACTCAACCCAAAATTTATCAGTGATGATATTGATATCATTGCCAGAATTGCCGTCAACGGCGGCGGGATAGCGCGTCTGGCAAGCTTTGTCGCACAGCCCTTTATTGATAATGGACAGCTGGTCCCTCTGTTCTGTCACGATACGGAATCCGTGCCGATGACGATTTTCGCCTGTGTTCATGAACGATCGGCGCTGAATGCGAAGGTCAGAGCGTTTATCGAATTCCTGGAAGAGGCAATCCGGGAGTGA
- a CDS encoding GNAT family N-acetyltransferase, with the protein MIVETKRLQLRPVTETDAQMLFSIYGDPATNQFNPAGPYPSLQHAEAVLERWLTHWRDKGFGNWAIASRENPEQIIGFGGLSISRYADITINNLGYRFATDAWGKGLATEFSLSAVYYGFETLGLSEISAVVRGNHLASQKVLMKTGLTYSREVDDVKNAPPSLLFTLSRDDWRKSSALAML; encoded by the coding sequence GTGATAGTAGAAACGAAACGCCTGCAACTTCGGCCTGTCACAGAGACCGATGCACAAATGCTGTTCAGCATTTATGGTGACCCGGCGACCAATCAATTTAACCCCGCAGGCCCTTATCCCTCTCTCCAGCATGCAGAAGCGGTGCTTGAACGCTGGCTCACGCACTGGCGTGATAAGGGATTCGGCAACTGGGCGATCGCGTCACGCGAAAATCCTGAACAGATCATTGGCTTTGGGGGATTAAGCATCAGCCGTTATGCCGACATCACTATCAATAATCTCGGATATCGTTTTGCCACCGACGCCTGGGGTAAAGGACTGGCAACAGAGTTTTCTCTCTCTGCCGTGTATTACGGCTTTGAGACGCTCGGACTGAGTGAAATTTCTGCTGTGGTACGGGGTAACCATCTCGCATCGCAAAAAGTGCTGATGAAAACGGGGCTGACCTATAGCCGGGAAGTTGACGACGTGAAGAACGCGCCCCCGAGCCTGCTCTTTACCCTTTCACGAGACGACTGGCGCAAGAGTAGTGCACTGGCTATGCTCTGA
- a CDS encoding GNAT family N-acetyltransferase codes for MNITITPAQPEQFAALRAIELAAFDTLRLAGAVSGEASAASLDELGALLEEGVLLTALTPEAVPVGFAAGSMEENWLHIAEVDVHPDWQRQGVGTQLMRAILDTGRARGLVGATLTTDRMAAFNARFYATLGFEIIEGSARPCHLADRITDEINSGFDPARRVAMLMRF; via the coding sequence ATGAATATCACCATCACGCCCGCGCAGCCTGAACAGTTTGCCGCGTTGCGCGCCATTGAATTGGCGGCATTTGATACATTACGGCTCGCCGGTGCGGTCAGCGGCGAGGCCTCTGCGGCAAGCCTGGACGAACTGGGTGCCTTGCTCGAGGAAGGGGTGTTACTGACGGCTTTGACGCCGGAGGCGGTGCCGGTCGGTTTTGCAGCAGGCAGCATGGAAGAGAACTGGCTTCATATTGCTGAAGTGGATGTGCACCCTGACTGGCAGCGTCAGGGCGTGGGGACTCAGTTGATGCGGGCGATACTTGATACCGGGCGAGCCCGTGGTCTTGTTGGGGCAACCCTGACAACCGATCGCATGGCGGCGTTTAATGCGCGTTTTTACGCGACGCTGGGTTTTGAAATAATCGAAGGGTCCGCAAGGCCGTGTCATTTGGCGGATCGGATCACCGATGAAATCAACAGCGGGTTCGATCCCGCCCGACGTGTCGCTATGTTGATGCGCTTTTAA